The Papaver somniferum cultivar HN1 chromosome 3, ASM357369v1, whole genome shotgun sequence genome includes a region encoding these proteins:
- the LOC113360434 gene encoding uncharacterized protein LOC113360434, translated as MREFNECLNNCGLIQAPKYGLEFSWCNNRAGKKRILCNLDSAVLNDKWLELYPSRGYKVGVRSISDHGILYGANVDIPKPKNIPFRALKVWKSHPDFLQQIQASWNTMIKGNPIFIFMSKLKILKKEIQLWNWNTFGDVIKKLKQAEEQVLQATLLSNKNPENTVLLNNLVTARGKQEVLIEQQKEINQQKSRVKWLKEGASNSNFFHINMKLRQTQNAIVELEDENGNIVVDQQKIADILINHFEEKFKFQEVRYNQEFFQDIPQLVSEEENMFLDAIASDEEVKNAVFDLDPDSAPGPDGFAGWFYRYAWKIMGKDLTKAIKYCWRGGFIPQGFNIISSRFGSLIQKIVSPQQGAFIKGRNIQEQIVLASELVNELEIKRRGGNLGIKLDISQAYDSLSWEFLLQVMRNFGFSEKGITWLHTLLKSARISVLLNGDPAGYFQVGRGIRQDDMFLLCNGDKRNVKKIAALLKDYEDASGQIFNLAKRDPAKRKSITLKWDKVCSPFEEGGLGLRRLEIMNKPLLMKLWRKMLNSKEEWARYFQEKFLTKNGEWIGYYKKSYILPGMKWISEDVKNFTRWIVGNGANVSVWYDIWIKEKPLCELYPENAYINQFPNMKVENLIIEGEWVMPTELLEMVSVNELPVINMVEDKIIWSGTITGEFTISSVVECIRTKYPKVSWSSQWVKFGENAAFIAFKELWFQRNKSVYEDEVFNEHNIKTRILKLTADVNYSLMAPITSGATKRDVVEAVNMYMCEGIASSRKRKAKNTTDDPDLKKRINSRNFRVTVTITSEIINK; from the exons ATGAGAGAATTCAACGAATGTTTGAATAATTGTGGACTCATTCAAGCTCCAAAATATGGTTTGGAGTTCTCTTGGTGCAATAACAGAGCAGGAAAAAAGAGAATACTTTGCAATCTAGATAGCGCAGTTCTTAATGATAAATGGCTGGAATTATATCCTAGTCGGGGTTACAAAGTTGGAGTAAGAAGCATCTCAGATCATGGAATACTTTATGGAGCAAATGTTGATATTCCAAAACCTAAGAATATTCCTTTTAGAGCATTAAAGGTTTGGAAATCTCATCCTGACTTCTTGCAGCAAATTCAAGCTTCTTGGAATACAATGATTAAAGGTAATCCAATCTTTATCTTCATGAGTaaattaaaaatcttaaagaaaGAGATACAGTTGTGGAATTGGAACACCTTTGGGGATGTTATAAAAAAattgaagcaagctgaggaaCAAGTATTGCAAGCTACATTGTTGTCTAACAAAAATCCTGAGAATACAGTTCTTTTGAATAATTTAGTTACAGCAAGAGGAAAGCAGGAGGTTCTTATTGAGCAACAAAAAGAAATAAACCaacagaaatcaagagttaagtGGTTGAAAGAAGGagcttcaaattcaaatttctttCATATAAACATGAAACTAAGACAAACTCAGAATGCAATAGTTGAACTGGAAGATGAAAATGGGAATATAGTAGTTGATCAACAGAAGATTGCTGATATTCTTATCaaccattttgaagagaaatttAAATTTCAAGAAGTAAGATATAATCAAGAATTTTTTCAAGACATACCACAATTggtgagtgaagaagaaaatatgttcttAGATGCTATTGCATCTGATGAAGAAGTGAAAAACGCAGTATTTGATCTTGATCCAGATAGTGCccctggaccagatggttttGCAGGGTGGTTTTATAGATATGCTTGGAAAATAATGGGAAAGGACTTAACAAAAGCTATTAAGTATTGCTGGAGAGGTGGATTCATCCCACAAGGATTTAAT ATTATATCCTCAAGATTTGGAAGTTTAATACAAAAAATAGTATCACCTCAACAAGGTGCATTCATAAAAGGTAGAAACATACAAGAACAAATTGTTCTTGCTTCAGAATTGGTGAATGAACTTGAAATTAAAAGAAGAGGTGGAAACTTGGGCATAAAGCTGGATATTTCTCAAGCTTATGATTCACTCAGTTGGGAGTTCTTACTTCAAGTAATGAGGAATTTTGGCTTTTCAGAAAAAGGAATCACTTGGCTTCATACCTTGCTGAAATCTGCAAGAATATCAGTTCTGTTGAATGGTGATCCTGCGGGGTACTTTCAAGTAGGGAGGGGAATCAGACAAG atgacatgTTTTTGTTATGCAATGGTGACAAGAGAAATGTTAAAAAGATAGCAGCACTGCTCAAAGATTATGAAGATGCATCAGGTCAAATCTTTAATCTTGCAAAAA GAGATCCTGCAAAAAGAAAGAGTATTACACTAAAATGGGACAAGGTATGTTCTCCATTTGAAGAAGGAGGTCTTGGTCTGAGAAGATTGGAAATCATGAATAAACCACTCCTTATGAAGCTTTGGCGGAAAATGTTGAATAGTAAAGAAGAATGGGCAAGATACTTTCAAGAAAAATTCTTAACCAAGAATGGTGAATGGATTGGGTACTATAAAAAATCTTATATACTTCCAGGAATGAAATGGATTTCAGAAGATGTAAAGAATTTTACAAGATGGATAGTGGGTAATGGTGCAAATGTATCAGTTTGGTATGATATATGGATAAAAGAAAAACCATTGTGTGAATTATATCCAGAAAATGCATATATTAATCAATTCCCTAATATGAAAGTTGAAAATTTAATAATTGAAGGAGAATGGGTTATGCCTACTGAATTATTGGAAATGGTATCAGTTAATGAGCTACCTGTGATCAATATGGTGGAAGACAAAATAATATGGAGTGGCACAATTACTGGGGAATTCACTATCTCTTCTGTTGTGGAATGTATCAGAACAAAGTATCCTAAAGTGAGTTGGTCATCTCAG TGGGTGAAATTTGGAGAAAATGCTGCATTTATAGCTTTCAAAGAATTGTGGTTTCAAAGAAATAAAAGTGTGTATGAGGATGAAGTATTCAATGAACATAACATAAAGACAAGAATCTTGAAGCTTACTGCAGATGTGAA TTACAGTCTCATGGCCCCTATAACTAGCGGTGCCACGAAAAGAGATGTTGTAGAAGCAGTTAATATGTATATGTGTGAAGGAATTGCTTCTTCAAGAAAAAGGAAGGCGAAAAACACGACTGATGAtccag